The genomic stretch GCGTTCCTTGCGTCTATCGTCCTGAGTTTGTGGACGACTCTTTACTCTGAAACGGCACAGGTGGCTGTCCCTACCTCTGGCACCAGTGTCCCTCCTCTGGAACAAAGGGTTCGCGGGCTAGAAGCCTATCTCAGCAATAGCGATCCAACGGGAACTCCTAGTGAGGGGTCCATTGGTCCTGGGCATAACGCCTGGATGATGGCATCGTCAGCACTGGTTCTCTTCATGACCCTTCCGGGTTTAGCTCTTTTCTATGGAGGGCTGGTTCGGTCCAAGAATGTCCTTTCGATTCTGGCCCAGTGTTTGGGAATAACGGGGCTTGTCACGATTTTGTGGTGGGTAGCGGGTTACAGTCTTGTTTTTGGGACGAGCTTTCAAAGCCCGTTTTTAGGAGGAGCGGAACACTTTTTCCTCAAGGGGGTGACCTCCCGCCCTAACCCCAGTTATTCCTATTGGGTCCCCGAAACGACCTATGCCATGTTCCAGCTTATGTTTGCCATCATCACACCGGCTCTGATGATTGGGGCGATTGCCGAGCGGACCAAATTCGTGGCAGTACTGCTTCTGGTGGGACTATGGATGTTCCTTGTGTACTTTCCTTTGGCCCACATGGTTTGGGGAGCCACCGGTCTTCTCAATGGAGTTTGGAATCCCCGGTGCGCGGTGCCGGCTATCGACTTTGCCGGAGGCACCGTGGTGCACATGTCGTCCGGATGGTCGGCTCTTTTGCTGTGTCACCTTGTCGGAAAACGGCTGGGGTATGGGAATGAACCCATGCCGCCGCATAATCTTGTTCTTACGATGACGGGAACAGGAATGCTCTGGGTCGGCTGGTACGGATTTAACGCCGGCAGCGCAGTAGCGGCTGACGGGATTGCCGCAAACGCCTTTCTTACAACCACGTTGGCCACCGCGGTGGCGTCCTTTTCATGGGCCCTTTTGGAATACGCGTTGCGAGGCAAAGCTAGTCTTCTAGGTTTTTGTAGCGGTGCGGTCGCGGGCCTCGTGGCCATCACCCCGGCGTGCGGGTTTGTCGAAGCTAATGGTGCCATGGTCATTGGGGCGCTGGCAGGCGTGGTGTGCTACTTTGCTTGTGTCAAGCTAAAGAAGGCCCTTGGTTACGACGACGCTCTTGATACTTTCGGGATCCACGGAGTAGGTGGGTCGCTCGGAGCCTTTCTTACGGGTGTCTTTGCCACCAAGCAGGCAAACCCCAACCTCATTGGAGATGCAGCGACCAAAAATGGGTTGGCTCGTCTGGTCACCGAGGGCGGGCTTTGGGTGGCCCAGCTCGAGGCCATGCTACTTACCGTACTTTTGGCCTTGGTGGGAACCTTGGTCGCCGCCTTCGTCGTCCGTTCTACCGTAGGACTCCGGCCGGCAATCGAGGAAGAAATCACGGGACTTGATACGACAGAACACGGCGAAGAAGGCTACGTGCTCTAGGGGCATTTGGCCGGCCGAGTGCCCATTACGGTGCGTGTCCTCCAGCGAGGGCTTCGCAGAGAAACTCCGACAAATGGACGACACGGACATCGGTGATGCCGACTTCAACCAGGCCGGCTTCTATTTGATACATGCAGCCGGGGTTGGTGGTTACCACACACCCAGCCCCGGTTGTCCGAATGTGGTTAATCTTTCTTTGCTGTAGCCGGCGAGCCATGGCGGGCTGCACGAGGTTATACACGCCAGCACTTCCGCAACAAAGCTCGGCTTCGGGCAACTCGACAAAACTAGGACCGGCAACCATTTGTACGATCCTTTTGGGTTCTTCGCGGACGCGCTGAGCATGAGCCAAATGGCATGCCTCATGGTAGGTAACCCGGTAAGGAGGCGGCTTGACCCCGCGTAACAGCTTGTCAATCCCATGCTGGTCAAGCCAAACACTAAGATCATAAACCTTTTCTGAAAACAAGCGGGCACGGGCCGCCCAAGCCGCCTCCCCTCGTAAAAGCTCTCCGTATTCTCGAAGAATCGATCCGCATCCTGCTGCGGTCACGACGATTGGCAAACCACCCGCGGCTTCCCAGCTGGTTAGATTCCGTTTGGCTAGCTCTCGTGCCCGGGCCAACTGCCCTGAATGAGCATGCAAAGCCCCGCAACACACTTGTCCTTTCCAGCAATCAACCGTGAAGCCAAGGCGATTTAAGATGTGAATTGCCGCTTGATTGATAAACCCGCTCACCGATTGCGTAACGCAACCGTGAAACAGAGCGATTTTTCCTTTTTCCGGGAAAGCGGGAGCTCGGTCTGGAAGATGATGGGTGCCCATACGCCGCGGCACCAGGCGAAGCGACTCCCGTAAACTCTGCGGCAGAAGCCGTTCCAGGGCGGTTCCTCGAACCCAATTGCCGAGCCGTACGGCGGTTCGCAGGGCCCAAGGACGCGTGAAAAGGAATGAAGGACCCCAATGGGCCCACAAGGAACCTACAAAAGAATGAGCATGCGACGCGCCCCACCGTTCTCGCGCTTGTTCAAGAAGTTTTCCGTACGGAACCCCGCACGGGCATGCCACTTCGCATGCCCGGCAATCCAAGCAGAGATCCAAGTGTCCGAGTACTCGCTCCGTCGGAGCGATCCGCCCCGTCTCTAAAGCCCGCATGAGGTAAAGGCGGCCCCGAGGGCTTTCATTTTCATCCCCGGTCTCCAAATAGGTGGGGCAGTGGGCTAAACAAAGCCCACAGTGAACGCATTGGGGTTCTGGAAGAAATCCTTGGGGATTAGAGGAGGTTGGTGAGTGATTCATGGGGGAGTTCCGGTAAAACGTCGTCGGGATCAAACGCAGCTTTGACCCGGGAAAGAAGATCGACTAGGCTAGCCTCCAAGGGGCGTTGAAAACGAGCCAATCTCGGGGCAGTGTGATACACAATGCCATTTCCCACCCGGACAAGGAAACTGGCCGAGTCCAAAGCAGGGAGCACTTCACTAAGTCGCGAGGGAAGAACGGAAAGCTTACAAAGAGAATCAGCCGGATAGGCCTGCCAGAAGGCTTCTTCATAGTCAAGTTTCCCAGGTTTCCCTCCCAAACCCAACGTATTCCAATGCTCCCATTCCCATTCTACCTCTTCCCTGAGACCAGCAAAACCTACAACCATACAATACGGGCTTTCTTCTCCTGCCACAGACCAGCGGTACAAGTCCCACACGACAAAATTGGGGCGTCGATCCAAAAGAACCTCGATCCACCCGATCACTTCCTCAAGGGAAGAGCTTTCCAGCCTAAGAAAAAGTTCGCTTTCCGGAAGCGGCAAAACTTTAAAGGTGACTTCCAAGATGACGCCTAGACTGCCACCACTTCCCACAAACAATCGATGAAGGTCATAGCCTGCGACATTTTTTACTACCTTGCCTCCTAGGCGTACTACCTGTGTGTTGCCCAAAAGAACTGTCATGCCAAGAACCCACTCCCGAGCCGTTCCGTAACCTAGCCGCCTAGGCCCGCAGGAATTCTTGGCAATCAAGGATCCTATCGTGACTCGGCTGGGAAACGCTGGATCCAAGGGAAGCCACTGTCCTCTCTTGGCCAAGCATTGCTGAAGGGCCCAAAGAGTCATTCCCGCGCCAACGGTTACAGTAAGATCCTCGGGCCTATACTCAATGATTTGGTCCCATCCGCAAAGCTCGATCCTCGTCACCCGCGCTCGGTGACCTTTCATGTTCGCTAAGCCTTTGCACAGTTCCTCTAGGCTGCCACCCCGAAGCACCATGAG from Candidatus Methylacidithermus pantelleriae encodes the following:
- a CDS encoding (Fe-S)-binding protein; translation: MNHSPTSSNPQGFLPEPQCVHCGLCLAHCPTYLETGDENESPRGRLYLMRALETGRIAPTERVLGHLDLCLDCRACEVACPCGVPYGKLLEQARERWGASHAHSFVGSLWAHWGPSFLFTRPWALRTAVRLGNWVRGTALERLLPQSLRESLRLVPRRMGTHHLPDRAPAFPEKGKIALFHGCVTQSVSGFINQAAIHILNRLGFTVDCWKGQVCCGALHAHSGQLARARELAKRNLTSWEAAGGLPIVVTAAGCGSILREYGELLRGEAAWAARARLFSEKVYDLSVWLDQHGIDKLLRGVKPPPYRVTYHEACHLAHAQRVREEPKRIVQMVAGPSFVELPEAELCCGSAGVYNLVQPAMARRLQQRKINHIRTTGAGCVVTTNPGCMYQIEAGLVEVGITDVRVVHLSEFLCEALAGGHAP
- a CDS encoding FAD-binding oxidoreductase → MKGHRARVTRIELCGWDQIIEYRPEDLTVTVGAGMTLWALQQCLAKRGQWLPLDPAFPSRVTIGSLIAKNSCGPRRLGYGTAREWVLGMTVLLGNTQVVRLGGKVVKNVAGYDLHRLFVGSGGSLGVILEVTFKVLPLPESELFLRLESSSLEEVIGWIEVLLDRRPNFVVWDLYRWSVAGEESPYCMVVGFAGLREEVEWEWEHWNTLGLGGKPGKLDYEEAFWQAYPADSLCKLSVLPSRLSEVLPALDSASFLVRVGNGIVYHTAPRLARFQRPLEASLVDLLSRVKAAFDPDDVLPELPHESLTNLL
- a CDS encoding ammonium transporter; protein product: MLFHKSYIPALWRRTTWRQAVAAFLASIVLSLWTTLYSETAQVAVPTSGTSVPPLEQRVRGLEAYLSNSDPTGTPSEGSIGPGHNAWMMASSALVLFMTLPGLALFYGGLVRSKNVLSILAQCLGITGLVTILWWVAGYSLVFGTSFQSPFLGGAEHFFLKGVTSRPNPSYSYWVPETTYAMFQLMFAIITPALMIGAIAERTKFVAVLLLVGLWMFLVYFPLAHMVWGATGLLNGVWNPRCAVPAIDFAGGTVVHMSSGWSALLLCHLVGKRLGYGNEPMPPHNLVLTMTGTGMLWVGWYGFNAGSAVAADGIAANAFLTTTLATAVASFSWALLEYALRGKASLLGFCSGAVAGLVAITPACGFVEANGAMVIGALAGVVCYFACVKLKKALGYDDALDTFGIHGVGGSLGAFLTGVFATKQANPNLIGDAATKNGLARLVTEGGLWVAQLEAMLLTVLLALVGTLVAAFVVRSTVGLRPAIEEEITGLDTTEHGEEGYVL